Sequence from the Thermocoleostomius sinensis A174 genome:
TGCTGGGAAGTTGCCAACCTTCTGTTGCGGTCAGTTGCTTTACTCGACGAATCAGAGAGTAACCATCTTCTCCAGGCATATTGACATCACTAATTAGCAGTGCCGGACGGATCTGGGAAAGTTGCTGAAATGCCTCAGACGCCGATCGTGCCTGAATGACTTCAGCTTGACATTGTTCTAGGATGAACGTCATCAATTCCAACGAGTCTTCATTATCGTCAACGACAAGGACTTGTAATCCCTCCAGATCTGGAAAATCGTCCATGGACATAGTCGGTTCTTCTCTTGAAGCTGCAAGGTTTTCAACGGCGTTTCATTGTTCAATTCATTTACAGAGCAAAGCGCTTGATGGACTGCCTGAGAGGATAGGTTGCGCAATCGTCGGCATGTCGAGGCTGGACTGGTACGGAACCTTAGCCATGGCGACAAACGCTGTGTTCACAGCATCAGCCAACGGACAATCAATCCGCCGATGCACGGAGAGTGGTTCGAGAGCAACCTTGATCTTCGACCTTGATCTAATTCAGTACTTTGACCAAAGATTAACGTGAGGTTGTCTAGCAACCAGTAGTGAACCTAAACTCAACCTGGACTCAAATCAGTCAGACTTTAATCAGTCAGACTTTAAAAAGTTGAGCAATCACCAGCCAATCAACACAACTGAATGCTTCAAGAGTAACCTTACTGTTGTCAGCTTCCAGGAATAAAACGAAATTGTTGGGTGGAATTTAGTCGTATTAGTTGTGTCAAGAAGTAAACAGCAGAATCCTAAATAGAGAAGCTTGAATTCAATTCAAACCATCACACGCAAGCAAAATTCTATATAACTAAAAAGCTATTAACGACTCAATGATTTATCACTAGGCTGAAGCATAGAAATCCTTTTCTGGCACTGATCTCAGGACTCTTGTATCCTAGCATTTGCTGCTAAGAGTGTGTGCCAAATAAGAGACTCAAATTGATAGCATTTGTTCGATTGAGATTGCATAGGATTTAATTGAATGGCAGTTTATTAAGTGGCAGTTTAAAGTCCAGTTATGTGCTGATTAAAATTAAGACCTGCTTGACGGGAGTCACTTGAGCCAAATTGACAGTTGAGTGGTATCAAAGTAGGTAATAACCGATGGCTACTATTGAATGATTACTATTGATTGCTCAAACTCTGGGAGTAGGGGGCGATCGCTAAACCGATAGAACGATTGCAATCCCCCATCGATTTGCGAACTTCTCATCCCCATGCTTTGTCATGCGGCATCGTATTCATCCCACTGCCGATGGCTCCTCCCATTGCCAAGGGAAGGTTGGGAGGGGTTGGCATCCTGTGTAACCGGATAGAGAATGGACATCAGCAATTTTTAGGTTTGGACTTAACATGTACTGACGATTTGCTGACTCTACCTTTCGATAGATAGTCAACCCCTACAGGGATCTCTATCATCTTGCTAAGATAGCCCCTAGATGTACGACGCTTTGTCTAATTTTTATCTGCTCACTATTAAATTGCGATAGGAACGAACACTATGCATGTCGCCCTCTGGCCCGGTGATGTTTATCCTCTGGGTGCCTACTGGGACGGTAAGGGAACTAACTTTGCCTTGTTCTCGGAAAATGCGACAGGGGTTGAATTGTGTTTATTTGAAGAAGATGATGAAGAAACTCGCATTCCCCTGACAGAAGTCAGTAACTTTGTCTGGCATGGTTATCTGCCGGGAATTGGCCCAGGACAACGCTACGGGTTTCGAGTTCATGGACCTTACGAACCCGAGCAAGGACATCGGTTCAACCCCAATAAGCTGTTAATTGATCCCTATGCCAAGGCGATCGATGGCGATGTGGTAAGTGATCCAGCTATCTTTGGCTATGCTTGGGTGGAAAAAGATCCTGATTTAACATTTTCCGAGTTGGATAGCGCTCAGTTTGTGCCAAAGTCCGTGGTTGTGGACGAGTCATTCGATTGGGAAACCGATGAACTCTTGCGCACACCGTGGCACGAAACTATCATTTATGAGCTACATGTCAAGGGATTTACGAAACTGAATCCCAATATTCCGAAAGAATTACGCGGCACTTATGCCGGATTGGCACATCCAGCGGCGATCGAACATCTACAGCGGCTAGGAATCACAGCAGTTGAACTGATGCCCGTCCATCATTTCTTGGCGCGTCCTGGCTACCTAGCAGAAAAGGGATTAAGCAATTATTGGGGCTACGATTCGCTGAATTATTTTGCTCCTTACTCTGGCTATAGCTCAAGTGGTTCGTTGGGACAACAGGTCAACGAGTTCAAGGAAATGGTCAAAGCCTTGCATCGGGCAGGTATTGAGGTCATCCTAGACGTTGTTTACAACCATACGGGAGAAGGTAATCATCTGGGGCCAACCTTGTCGATGAAGGGCATTGATAACGCCACCTACTATCGCCTAGTTGATGAGATGCCCCGCTACTATATGGACTTCACAGGTTGCGGCAATTCGTTAGGCGTGCGGCAACCGCAAGTTCTGAAGCTGATTATGGATAGCTTGCGCTACTGGGTGCTGGATATGCATGTCGATGGCTTTCGCTTCGATCTGGCTTCGGCTCTGGCGCGGGAGTTGTATGAAGTCAATTGTTTGGGTGCGTTTTTCAACATCATTCACCAAGATCCTGTCATTGCCGATGTGAAGCTGATTGCCGAACCGTGGGATGTGGGTGAAGGCGGCTATCAAGTGGGCAATTTTCCGGTGCTGTGGTCTGAGTGGAATGGGCGCTACCGCGATACCGTCCGAGATTTTTGGCGCGGTGAAGAACAGACCTTGGGCGAGTTTGCATATCGGTTAACGGGTAGCCCTGACGTGTATTACCAAACGAATGGGCGCAGACCCAATGCCAGTATCAATTTTATTACCGCACATGATGGCTTCACTCTCAATGATTTGGTTAGCTATAACGAAAAGCATAATGAGGCGAATGGCGAAGATAATCGTGATGGAGAAAGCCATAACCGATCGTGGAACTGTGGAGTTGAAGGAGAGACAGATGAGCTAGATGTATTAGCGTTGCGCGAACGGCAACGACGCAATTTTTTAACCACCTTGATGTTGTCACAGGGAATTCCCATGATCGTCAGTGGAGATGAACTGGGACGCACTCAGAAAGGCAATAATAACCCCTACTGCCAGGATAATGAACTCTCGTGGCTGGATTGGGATCTAAAGGATGCGAATCGAGATTTGCTCAACTTCACCCGTGAATTGATTTATTTTCGACGACAGCATCCTGTGTTTCGACGACGCAAATGGTTTCAAGGACAAGCCATTCGTGGCACTGGTGTCACAGACATTGGCTGGTACAATCCGGATGGCGGCGAAATGACGGATGAACAGTGGGAAATTGGCTATGCCAAGTCAATCGCCGTTTTTCTCAATGGCAATCGCATCCCCAGTCCCGGACCCCAAGGACAGCGCATCAGCGATGATAGCTTTCTGATGTTTTTTAATGCCCATTACGAGACGATCGAATTTACCCTCCCAGTTGAGTTTCAGTCCTATGCTTGGAGTCTGGAAATTGACACGAAGGAACCTCGGTTTGTGACGGATCAACGGCTGTTTACAGGGACTCAAGCGGTTCCTGTGATCGGACGATCGATCGTAGTATTGCGACGATTGGAGTAAGGTTTCTTCCCTCCAGTCATGCTGGCGGATGTTCGTTTTCCTTCCGCTGTTTCTTTTAACCTCTAATTCCCTCTTCTATCAACTCTATGCGAATTCCTACTGCCACCTACCGAATTCAGTTCACCTCTGAATTTGGCTTTGATGCTGCTTGCGCCATCACCAACTATTTGTCTGACTTGGGTATTTCTGACCTCTATGCTTCACCAATTTTCAAAGCGCGATCGGGCAGTACGCACGGATACGATGTGGTTGATCCAACTCAGCTAAACCCTGAATTGGGTACGCCAGAGGCTTTTGAAATGCTGGTACAAGCACTACAGCAGCAGCAAATGGGCTGGCTTCAAGATATTGTGCCCAACCACATGGCTTATGACAGTGCCAATCGCTGGTTGATGGATGTTCTAGAAAATGGCCCTAGTTCTAACTATGTGGATCACTTTGACATTGCTTGGAATTCGCCGTTTGACAGCACACAAGAGCCGATTCTGACGCCTATGTTGGGCAATTTTTACGGCGAATGTTTAGAGAATGGCGATCTTCAACTCAAGTATGACGAGAGCGGATTGAGTGTTAACTACTACAGCCTCCGTGTGCCCTTGAAGTTAGAGTCTTATGGTACCTTTCTCACCTATAACCTGGGCCAACTAGCCAGAACCTTAGGACGCAAGCATCCAACCGTGATTCGGTTACTCGGCATTCTCTACATGCTGAAAAATGTGCCGCCAGAGCTTGCCAGTAAACAACGGCAAGATCAAATCGATTTTGTCAAAGGGTTACTATGGGAACTGTATGCTGATCCAGACGTTAAACGTTTTATTGATGACAACATTCAAGCGTTTAATGGCACAACGGATGATCCAGAAAGTTTTAACCTACTCGATAAGCTATTGGGCGAGCAATTTTTTCGCTTGTCTTATTGGAAGGTGGGAGCCGAGGAAATTAACTATCGCCGATTCTTCACCGTCAATGAATTAATATCGGTGAAAGTAGAAGAACTGCGCGTGTTTCACAATACACATTCCCTTATCTTTAAGCTTGTGGAAGAGGGCAAGTTTACAGGGTTGCGCATCGATCACATTGATGGCTTATACAATCCAACGGAATATCTCGATCGCCTCCGTGAGAAAACCGGGGACACCTATATCACGGTTGAGAAAATCCTTC
This genomic interval carries:
- a CDS encoding response regulator codes for the protein MSMDDFPDLEGLQVLVVDDNEDSLELMTFILEQCQAEVIQARSASEAFQQLSQIRPALLISDVNMPGEDGYSLIRRVKQLTATEGWQLPSIALTAFTGEEERSQILAAGFETYLSKPLDIQELMVAIRALLDHSQQPEPGR
- the glgX gene encoding glycogen debranching protein GlgX; the protein is MHVALWPGDVYPLGAYWDGKGTNFALFSENATGVELCLFEEDDEETRIPLTEVSNFVWHGYLPGIGPGQRYGFRVHGPYEPEQGHRFNPNKLLIDPYAKAIDGDVVSDPAIFGYAWVEKDPDLTFSELDSAQFVPKSVVVDESFDWETDELLRTPWHETIIYELHVKGFTKLNPNIPKELRGTYAGLAHPAAIEHLQRLGITAVELMPVHHFLARPGYLAEKGLSNYWGYDSLNYFAPYSGYSSSGSLGQQVNEFKEMVKALHRAGIEVILDVVYNHTGEGNHLGPTLSMKGIDNATYYRLVDEMPRYYMDFTGCGNSLGVRQPQVLKLIMDSLRYWVLDMHVDGFRFDLASALARELYEVNCLGAFFNIIHQDPVIADVKLIAEPWDVGEGGYQVGNFPVLWSEWNGRYRDTVRDFWRGEEQTLGEFAYRLTGSPDVYYQTNGRRPNASINFITAHDGFTLNDLVSYNEKHNEANGEDNRDGESHNRSWNCGVEGETDELDVLALRERQRRNFLTTLMLSQGIPMIVSGDELGRTQKGNNNPYCQDNELSWLDWDLKDANRDLLNFTRELIYFRRQHPVFRRRKWFQGQAIRGTGVTDIGWYNPDGGEMTDEQWEIGYAKSIAVFLNGNRIPSPGPQGQRISDDSFLMFFNAHYETIEFTLPVEFQSYAWSLEIDTKEPRFVTDQRLFTGTQAVPVIGRSIVVLRRLE